From Nitrospirota bacterium, one genomic window encodes:
- the dnaG gene encoding DNA primase, producing the protein MGRGLISEDVINQVRDRVDIAEVVGHHVSLTRAGQNMKGLCPFHQEKSPSFTVSPSRQIFHCFGCGAGGNVFAFLMRITGANFPETVRDLGQKFGIVVPESGPNAGPQAAQMSRLEPLNRAVTAWFQQNLRNGSAGATARDYLASRGIQAGTIERFEIGYAPSEWDGLIKALSQQGFAQSDLAAAGLTVAREQASGSYDRFRARVMFPITDLRKRVVGFGGRILGEGTPKYLNSPDTPLFKKGQTLYALDLAREAVARLKTVIVVEGYFDAVALHQAGLTHTVATLGTALTAEHIQVLRRFASKVVLLFDPDQAGVRAALRGLDLFVNSGLGVKVVSLPAGEDPDTYVRKEGPEAFARLEEQSPSLLDFALEHSLSTTDSSTIEGRIRSVDDVLRILQKSEHPIEREERIRVVAERLGISQQRLIERYPALVQSEGRRPATAQPASPSPATFKGVSEERDLVYLLLHGHLTAADVQRLRPEAFSVPACRILVEAALTHLDRDGRVGLRLLLDAVADHPDCGSLATELSVREDHFDDVPAHVAGCLETLERKRAEAAFRDLTAQLKAAEREGRGEDARILNAQVNELSMQKANRPATGILSLVKE; encoded by the coding sequence GTGGGCCGAGGTCTGATTTCTGAAGACGTAATCAATCAAGTCAGAGATCGGGTCGATATCGCGGAGGTGGTTGGCCATCACGTGAGTTTGACCCGGGCCGGCCAGAACATGAAAGGTCTCTGTCCCTTCCATCAGGAAAAATCGCCCTCCTTTACGGTGAGCCCGTCTCGCCAGATTTTTCATTGTTTCGGCTGTGGTGCGGGCGGCAACGTGTTTGCGTTTTTGATGCGGATCACCGGCGCGAATTTTCCCGAGACGGTCCGTGACCTTGGGCAGAAGTTTGGAATTGTCGTGCCCGAGAGCGGGCCGAATGCCGGGCCTCAGGCCGCACAGATGAGCCGTCTCGAGCCACTGAACCGGGCAGTGACGGCATGGTTTCAGCAGAATTTACGAAATGGATCGGCTGGCGCGACGGCGCGGGATTACCTGGCGAGCCGAGGCATTCAGGCTGGGACAATCGAGCGGTTTGAAATTGGCTATGCGCCGTCTGAGTGGGACGGGCTTATTAAGGCGCTGAGTCAACAGGGTTTTGCGCAGAGTGATTTAGCCGCTGCGGGATTGACGGTGGCGAGAGAGCAGGCGTCCGGGTCCTATGACCGGTTTCGCGCCCGTGTGATGTTCCCCATTACGGATCTGCGCAAGCGGGTTGTCGGTTTTGGTGGTCGCATTCTTGGCGAGGGGACCCCGAAATACCTGAACTCTCCGGATACTCCCTTGTTCAAGAAGGGGCAGACACTCTACGCGTTAGACCTTGCGCGTGAAGCCGTAGCCAGGCTAAAGACGGTGATCGTCGTGGAAGGGTATTTTGATGCGGTCGCCCTTCATCAAGCCGGATTGACCCATACGGTTGCGACGCTGGGAACCGCACTGACGGCGGAGCACATTCAGGTATTAAGACGGTTTGCTTCGAAGGTCGTCCTATTATTCGATCCGGATCAGGCCGGGGTTCGTGCTGCATTGCGGGGGCTCGATCTGTTCGTGAATAGTGGGCTTGGCGTGAAAGTTGTCTCGTTGCCGGCAGGCGAGGACCCCGATACGTATGTGAGGAAGGAAGGGCCGGAGGCGTTTGCACGGCTGGAAGAGCAGTCTCCGAGCCTCCTGGATTTTGCGCTCGAACATAGTTTGAGTACGACCGATTCCAGTACGATCGAAGGGCGAATCCGCAGCGTGGACGATGTGCTGCGGATTCTGCAAAAGAGTGAGCACCCGATCGAACGAGAGGAACGGATTCGTGTGGTGGCCGAGCGATTGGGGATTAGTCAGCAACGATTGATCGAGCGGTATCCAGCGCTGGTACAGTCGGAAGGCCGCCGACCGGCGACGGCTCAACCGGCCAGTCCCTCACCGGCGACATTCAAGGGTGTGAGCGAAGAGCGAGATTTGGTGTATTTGCTATTGCACGGGCATTTGACCGCTGCCGATGTGCAACGGCTGCGGCCCGAGGCCTTTTCGGTTCCGGCCTGTCGAATCCTCGTCGAGGCGGCGTTGACCCATCTCGATCGGGATGGCCGAGTTGGACTCAGGTTGCTGCTCGATGCGGTGGCCGATCATCCGGATTGCGGGTCGCTGGCGACTGAGTTGTCTGTGCGGGAAGACCATTTTGACGATGTGCCGGCCCACGTTGCGGGCTGTTTAGAGACCTTGGAGCGGAAGCGGGCCGAGGCCGCGTTTCGAGATTTGACTGCGCAACTCAAAGCCGCCGAACGGGAGGGCCGTGGAGAGGATGCGCGGATACTGAATGCACAAGTGAATGAATTGAGCATGCAAAAGGCCAATCGGCCTGCAACCGGGATATTGTCCTTAGTGAAGGAGTAG
- a CDS encoding histidine triad nucleotide-binding protein, with amino-acid sequence MSECLFCKIVARTIPAALVYEDDLVVAFEDINPQAPTHTLVIPRKHVTSIAELQDSNIELLGRLMLAGNKVAKLKGITESGYRLVVNTGAHGGQSVFHLHLHVLGGRHLAWPPG; translated from the coding sequence ATGAGCGAATGCCTCTTTTGCAAGATTGTGGCGAGAACCATTCCTGCCGCACTTGTGTACGAGGACGATCTGGTGGTCGCGTTCGAGGATATCAATCCCCAGGCTCCGACGCATACGCTCGTCATTCCCAGAAAACATGTGACCTCGATTGCTGAACTGCAAGACTCAAACATCGAGCTGCTCGGGCGCTTGATGCTGGCCGGTAACAAGGTCGCGAAACTGAAGGGGATTACCGAGTCCGGGTACCGATTGGTCGTCAATACCGGTGCGCATGGCGGACAGAGTGTGTTTCATCTGCATCTTCATGTGTTAGGCGGGCGCCATCTTGCCTGGCCTCCCGGCTAG
- the hisIE gene encoding bifunctional phosphoribosyl-AMP cyclohydrolase/phosphoribosyl-ATP diphosphatase HisIE, with protein sequence MDVERLKFDTQGLIPAVVQDWRDGTVLMVAYMNQEALQKTLDTKSVHFWSRSRKALWEKGETSGHKLQLKDLFFDCDGDALLVKVEPVGPTCHTGERACFFSRLDSPETKTSESWGGILERLYQMIEERKRQPSSESYTSKLLQGGVDRILKKVVEEAGEVAIAGKGGRKDEIVYETADLLFHTLVALGHHGITPQEIYQELATRFGKSGLRKEPTS encoded by the coding sequence ATGGATGTTGAACGATTGAAATTCGATACGCAGGGGCTCATTCCGGCAGTCGTGCAGGATTGGCGAGATGGCACGGTCCTGATGGTGGCCTACATGAACCAGGAGGCGCTGCAAAAGACCCTCGACACGAAGTCGGTGCATTTCTGGAGTCGGTCGCGTAAGGCGTTATGGGAGAAGGGTGAGACCTCGGGGCACAAGCTGCAGCTCAAGGATCTATTTTTCGATTGTGACGGCGATGCCCTGCTCGTGAAGGTCGAGCCAGTCGGTCCGACCTGCCATACGGGTGAGCGGGCCTGTTTCTTTTCCCGTCTGGATTCTCCTGAGACGAAAACGTCTGAGTCCTGGGGGGGAATTCTGGAGCGCCTCTACCAGATGATCGAAGAGCGGAAGCGTCAGCCCTCAAGCGAATCGTATACTTCCAAACTGCTGCAAGGCGGAGTCGATCGTATTTTGAAGAAAGTCGTCGAGGAAGCCGGGGAAGTGGCAATTGCCGGCAAGGGTGGGAGGAAGGACGAAATCGTCTATGAAACGGCGGATCTGTTATTCCATACATTGGTAGCTTTGGGGCACCACGGCATCACGCCGCAGGAAATCTATCAAGAGTTGGCGACTCGGTTCGGTAAGTCTGGCTTGAGAAAGGAGCCAACTTCATGA
- the hisF gene encoding imidazole glycerol phosphate synthase subunit HisF, which produces MLTKRIIPCLDVKDGRVVKGVSFVNLRDAGDPVEVATAYDREGADELCFLDITASHENRKTIIDVVERTAARVFMPLTVGGGVRTLEDIRALLNAGADKVSINTAAVQRPEFVKEAAERFGTQCIVVAIDAKHRTAPVAGWEVFTHGGRKSTGFDVVEWAKRMAQYGAGEILLTSMDQDGQQQGYDLALTSAVSETVSIPVIASGGVGNLEHLYDGFVRGKADAVLAASIFHFRTHTIQEAKAYLRQKGVAVR; this is translated from the coding sequence ATGTTGACCAAACGGATTATTCCCTGTCTCGATGTCAAAGACGGTCGCGTCGTCAAAGGCGTGAGCTTTGTGAATTTGCGCGATGCGGGAGATCCGGTCGAAGTGGCCACGGCCTACGATCGCGAAGGCGCAGATGAACTCTGTTTCCTCGATATCACGGCCTCCCATGAGAATCGCAAAACGATCATCGATGTGGTCGAACGGACGGCGGCGCGGGTGTTTATGCCGTTGACCGTTGGCGGAGGCGTGCGAACGCTTGAGGATATCCGTGCCCTGTTGAATGCTGGCGCTGATAAGGTGAGTATTAATACGGCGGCAGTTCAACGGCCAGAATTTGTGAAGGAAGCGGCGGAGCGATTCGGGACACAATGTATCGTCGTGGCGATCGATGCCAAGCATCGTACCGCGCCGGTAGCAGGGTGGGAAGTCTTCACCCATGGCGGTCGTAAGTCGACCGGCTTCGATGTCGTTGAATGGGCGAAGAGGATGGCCCAGTATGGGGCCGGTGAGATCTTACTTACGAGTATGGATCAAGATGGGCAGCAGCAGGGGTATGACCTCGCGCTCACGTCCGCAGTATCGGAGACCGTCTCGATTCCGGTGATTGCGTCGGGCGGTGTGGGAAATTTGGAGCACCTCTATGATGGATTCGTCAGAGGCAAGGCGGATGCGGTCCTGGCCGCGTCGATTTTCCATTTCCGCACTCACACGATTCAGGAAGCGAAAGCCTATCTTCGTCAGAAGGGAGTTGCGGTTCGATAA
- the hisA gene encoding 1-(5-phosphoribosyl)-5-[(5-phosphoribosylamino)methylideneamino]imidazole-4-carboxamide isomerase, which translates to MLIIPAIDLKDGRCVRLRQGDMAAETVYSDDVPAVARQWQQGGATLIHVVDLNGAVEGEPRNLSQIEAIIRTVSVKVQVGGGIRSIETVRRYLGAGVSRVVLGTAALTDRSFLEKACLEFPCQILLGLDARDGKVAVKGWTSVSETKATDLLKELAGHALGAVIYTDIARDGMLAGPNLVALREVVELSSFPVIASGGISRIEDVRAVQALGPRVEGAIVGKALYDGKLDYRAALAALGAE; encoded by the coding sequence ATGCTCATTATTCCCGCGATCGATTTAAAAGATGGCCGTTGCGTGCGGTTGCGTCAGGGCGATATGGCGGCTGAAACGGTGTATTCAGACGACGTGCCGGCTGTTGCAAGGCAATGGCAGCAAGGCGGTGCGACGCTGATCCATGTGGTGGATCTGAACGGAGCGGTGGAGGGTGAGCCGCGCAATCTTTCCCAGATCGAGGCGATCATTCGCACCGTGAGCGTGAAGGTACAGGTTGGGGGAGGGATCCGGTCGATTGAAACCGTGCGTCGTTATCTCGGCGCAGGTGTGAGCAGGGTGGTGCTTGGGACTGCGGCATTGACCGATCGGTCTTTCTTGGAGAAGGCCTGCCTGGAGTTTCCTTGTCAGATTCTCTTGGGACTGGATGCGCGGGATGGGAAGGTGGCCGTCAAGGGCTGGACATCGGTATCGGAGACGAAGGCGACCGATTTGCTCAAGGAGTTGGCGGGCCATGCCTTGGGGGCTGTGATTTATACGGACATTGCCCGCGATGGTATGTTGGCTGGACCGAATCTGGTGGCGTTGCGGGAAGTGGTTGAGTTGTCCTCCTTCCCGGTCATCGCGTCCGGGGGGATTTCTCGCATTGAAGACGTGCGAGCAGTACAGGCGCTCGGACCACGAGTTGAAGGGGCGATTGTCGGGAAAGCGCTTTACGATGGCAAGTTAGATTATCGGGCCGCTCTCGCGGCTCTTGGGGCTGAGTAG
- the hisH gene encoding imidazole glycerol phosphate synthase subunit HisH has product MIAIIDYGMGNLRSVSKAFEAVGHEAVVTRDLGVIGNASHVVLPGVGAFGDCMANIERYGLAEPIRAAIQSGKPFLGICLGLQLLFEESEEFGTHKGLGIIPGKVRRFAADQGLKVPHMGWNNVMMERPCPLFEGIPDGSYWYFVHSFYVDPSDKAVAATKTDYGTTFVSSIWRDNVVACQFHPEKSQAVGLRLIKNFGAWA; this is encoded by the coding sequence ATGATTGCGATAATCGACTACGGCATGGGCAATCTCCGCAGTGTCTCCAAGGCTTTCGAGGCAGTGGGGCATGAGGCGGTAGTTACGCGTGATCTGGGCGTGATCGGGAATGCGAGCCATGTCGTATTGCCCGGTGTCGGCGCATTTGGCGATTGTATGGCCAACATCGAGCGTTATGGGCTTGCGGAACCGATTCGCGCAGCGATTCAATCGGGTAAACCATTTTTGGGTATCTGTTTGGGACTCCAATTGTTGTTTGAAGAAAGTGAGGAGTTTGGCACGCACAAGGGTCTCGGCATTATCCCCGGCAAGGTTAGGCGGTTTGCTGCCGACCAGGGGTTGAAGGTGCCGCACATGGGTTGGAACAACGTCATGATGGAGCGGCCCTGCCCCCTGTTCGAGGGGATTCCCGATGGATCGTACTGGTATTTTGTGCATTCATTTTATGTCGACCCTTCTGACAAGGCCGTTGCGGCGACGAAGACGGATTACGGGACGACATTTGTATCGAGTATCTGGCGGGACAATGTCGTGGCCTGCCAATTCCATCCTGAAAAGAGCCAGGCGGTCGGGTTACGGCTGATCAAAAATTTTGGAGCCTGGGCATGA
- the hisB gene encoding imidazoleglycerol-phosphate dehydratase HisB, giving the protein MKKNGSAPRQASIHRATKETDIHVDWRLDGSGQGKIETGIRFFDHMLELLSKHGFFDLTVKAKGDIDIDEHHTVEDVGIVMGKALHQALGEKGGIKRFGFASLPLDETLAQITVDLSGRPYLVYNVNLPDRKIKTFDLGLFEDFFQAFVTHGGLNLHVNLMYGRNPHHIMEAIFKGLAKALDQATMPEERLAGKVLSTKGML; this is encoded by the coding sequence ATGAAAAAGAACGGATCGGCACCCAGGCAGGCATCAATTCATCGCGCGACCAAAGAAACGGATATCCATGTCGACTGGCGGTTGGATGGCAGCGGGCAAGGGAAGATCGAGACCGGCATCCGGTTTTTCGACCATATGCTGGAACTGTTGTCCAAGCACGGGTTTTTCGATCTGACGGTCAAGGCCAAGGGCGACATCGACATCGATGAACACCATACGGTGGAAGATGTCGGCATCGTAATGGGCAAGGCCCTGCATCAGGCATTGGGGGAGAAGGGCGGGATCAAACGGTTCGGTTTTGCTTCGCTCCCGCTGGATGAAACGCTGGCTCAGATCACGGTGGATCTCAGTGGCAGGCCCTATCTTGTCTATAACGTGAATCTGCCCGATCGGAAGATCAAGACGTTCGACCTCGGCCTCTTCGAAGACTTCTTTCAGGCGTTTGTCACCCACGGTGGGCTCAACTTGCATGTGAATCTGATGTACGGGCGCAACCCGCACCACATCATGGAAGCGATTTTCAAAGGCCTCGCCAAGGCGTTGGATCAAGCGACGATGCCGGAAGAGCGGTTGGCAGGAAAGGTGCTGTCGACGAAGGGCATGTTGTAG
- the hisD gene encoding histidinol dehydrogenase, with product MKIVASTERAFLPALKKVTSRARVQGAAVEKTVKSILQAVERGGDKAVLRYTKQFDRVSMKATELRVTPEEIKEAYFHIRKEEGDALRFAAQRITSFHERQRIKTWMYQDNEATLGQVITPVDAVGVYVPGGKAVYPSSVLMCAIPAKVAGVSRVVMCTPPQKGPINPYLLVAADIAGVTEIYRVGGVQAVGAMAYGTKTIQRVDKIVGPGNIYVATAKRLLFGTVGIDMVAGPSELLVVADDDAKAAHVAADLLCEAEHDEDAQVYLVTTSAQLAKDVVRLIGSQLKGLQREKIAAKSIARHSVAFVVTTMDEAIDVANEIAPEHLTLSVDEPFDYLEKIRHAGALFLGRYTPPSVADYVAGPNHVLPTGGTARFFSALSVHDYLKVSNIVHYTKEELSKVKDHLVRLAHIEGFDAHAKSAQSRFS from the coding sequence ATGAAGATCGTGGCTTCCACCGAGCGAGCCTTTCTCCCCGCACTCAAAAAAGTCACGTCGCGTGCCCGTGTGCAAGGGGCTGCCGTCGAAAAGACGGTCAAATCGATCTTGCAAGCCGTGGAACGGGGCGGCGATAAGGCCGTCCTCCGCTATACGAAACAGTTCGACCGCGTCTCCATGAAAGCCACGGAGCTGCGAGTCACCCCCGAAGAAATCAAAGAGGCCTACTTCCACATCCGAAAAGAAGAGGGCGACGCACTCCGGTTTGCGGCCCAGCGAATTACGTCGTTTCATGAGCGCCAGCGCATCAAGACCTGGATGTATCAGGACAACGAGGCGACGCTTGGGCAGGTGATCACGCCGGTCGATGCGGTAGGGGTCTATGTGCCGGGCGGCAAGGCCGTCTATCCCTCATCGGTGTTGATGTGCGCGATTCCAGCCAAGGTGGCGGGCGTCTCTCGCGTGGTGATGTGTACGCCGCCGCAAAAAGGCCCGATCAATCCCTATTTGCTGGTCGCCGCCGATATTGCCGGCGTGACGGAGATCTATCGCGTCGGGGGCGTGCAAGCCGTCGGTGCGATGGCGTACGGGACCAAGACGATCCAACGTGTCGACAAAATCGTGGGGCCCGGGAATATTTATGTGGCGACGGCCAAGCGGCTCCTCTTTGGCACGGTCGGGATCGATATGGTGGCCGGTCCGAGCGAACTGCTCGTCGTCGCAGATGACGACGCCAAGGCGGCGCATGTCGCGGCCGATCTCCTCTGTGAAGCGGAGCATGACGAAGATGCGCAGGTCTATCTCGTGACCACATCGGCGCAGTTGGCGAAGGACGTGGTGCGACTCATCGGCAGCCAGCTGAAGGGGTTGCAACGGGAAAAGATTGCCGCCAAGTCCATTGCGCGCCATTCGGTGGCGTTTGTGGTCACGACCATGGACGAAGCCATCGATGTGGCCAACGAGATTGCCCCGGAACATTTGACCCTCTCGGTGGATGAGCCGTTCGACTATTTAGAGAAAATCCGTCACGCGGGGGCGCTCTTCTTGGGTCGATATACTCCCCCGTCGGTGGCGGATTACGTGGCCGGTCCAAATCACGTGTTGCCGACCGGCGGGACGGCGCGTTTCTTTTCGGCCCTTTCTGTCCACGACTACCTCAAAGTGAGCAATATCGTTCACTACACGAAAGAGGAGCTGAGCAAGGTGAAGGATCATCTCGTTCGGTTGGCACACATCGAAGGGTTCGACGCCCACGCGAAATCAGCCCAAAGCAGGTTTTCATGA
- the hisG gene encoding ATP phosphoribosyltransferase, with amino-acid sequence MLTIALSKGKMLDLTLDVFRRAGYAMGSLSTESRRLVFPCPEIGMTFLIVRPTDVPTYVEYGAADVGIVGKDVLMEQDSDVYEPLDLGFGACRIAVAALEGQASRDRLSSKIRVATKYPKITERYFNQRGVPVEIIKLYGSIELAPLVGLADRIVDLVETGNTLKAHNLVEVECIAQSTARLVVNRASLKLKHTVVTELIQKLRAVSCTSTGPRTAAPRKPSRGARRTVKRTST; translated from the coding sequence ATGCTGACAATTGCCTTGTCGAAGGGGAAAATGTTGGACCTCACGCTGGACGTGTTTCGTCGTGCGGGCTACGCCATGGGCAGTCTTTCCACCGAGAGTCGCCGGCTCGTGTTCCCCTGTCCGGAGATCGGCATGACCTTTCTCATTGTGCGGCCGACCGATGTGCCGACCTATGTCGAATATGGCGCCGCGGATGTCGGAATTGTCGGAAAAGATGTGTTGATGGAGCAAGATAGCGACGTATATGAGCCATTGGATTTAGGATTCGGAGCGTGTAGAATCGCCGTCGCTGCGCTTGAGGGACAGGCCTCACGGGATCGGCTGTCCTCGAAAATTCGGGTCGCGACCAAGTATCCGAAGATTACCGAGCGGTATTTCAATCAGCGCGGCGTGCCGGTCGAAATTATCAAGTTGTACGGGTCGATTGAGCTGGCGCCCTTGGTCGGCCTGGCCGATCGGATCGTCGATCTGGTCGAGACCGGCAATACGTTGAAGGCGCATAATCTCGTCGAAGTGGAGTGTATTGCGCAGTCTACGGCTCGGCTGGTCGTCAATCGAGCGAGTCTGAAGCTGAAGCATACGGTGGTCACAGAGCTGATTCAAAAGCTCCGGGCCGTCAGTTGCACATCAACCGGGCCTCGAACAGCCGCTCCGCGCAAGCCTTCGCGTGGAGCCCGTCGAACGGTCAAACGGACGAGTACATGA
- the murA gene encoding UDP-N-acetylglucosamine 1-carboxyvinyltransferase: protein MDRTVITGGIPLRGEVQISGAKNAALPILASTILGGGECVITNVPRVVDVVTMGKLLGILGAKVHHEGNRAVIDAGIISSTQAPYDLVKTMRASVLVLGPLLARWGEATVSMPGGCAIGSRPVNLHLAGLAKMGAEVSMEHGYIRATAKRLTGAHIYCDTPTVTGTENLMMAATLAQGTTVIENAAKEPEIVDLANFLVKRGARIVGAGTDVITIEGVRELHGSDHDVIPDRIETGTYLVAGAITRGAVTVNRCCPGHLDALLMKLRESGVEMQVGQDRIHLNAASRLKGIDIRTLPYPGFPTDMQAQMVALMTAAEGTSVITETVFESRFMHVEELRRMGADIKVEGNRAVVTGPTRLTGAPVMASDLRASAGLFLAGLAAEGTTEILRVYHLDRGYERMEEKLRGLGATITRHKEGAAPVETR, encoded by the coding sequence ATGGATCGGACAGTCATCACCGGCGGAATACCGCTTCGAGGAGAGGTGCAGATCAGCGGGGCGAAGAATGCCGCGTTGCCGATCTTGGCCTCCACCATTCTTGGCGGCGGCGAGTGCGTGATTACCAATGTGCCCCGCGTGGTAGATGTTGTCACCATGGGGAAGCTGTTGGGTATCCTGGGCGCAAAGGTTCACCATGAGGGGAACCGTGCGGTTATCGATGCGGGGATAATCAGCTCGACCCAAGCCCCCTACGACCTTGTCAAAACCATGCGGGCCTCCGTGCTGGTCTTGGGGCCGCTGTTGGCACGATGGGGCGAAGCGACGGTGTCGATGCCCGGTGGTTGTGCGATCGGGTCACGGCCCGTCAATCTCCATCTTGCCGGACTGGCCAAAATGGGTGCAGAAGTTTCGATGGAACATGGGTATATTCGCGCTACCGCGAAGCGGTTGACTGGCGCACATATTTACTGTGACACGCCGACGGTGACTGGAACGGAAAATCTGATGATGGCCGCGACGCTGGCCCAGGGGACCACGGTCATTGAGAACGCGGCGAAAGAACCCGAGATCGTGGACCTTGCGAATTTTCTTGTGAAGCGAGGGGCTCGCATCGTCGGTGCCGGAACGGATGTCATCACGATCGAAGGAGTCCGTGAGTTGCACGGGAGCGATCACGACGTCATCCCAGACCGCATCGAAACTGGCACGTATCTCGTCGCCGGGGCTATCACGCGGGGCGCGGTTACAGTCAATCGATGCTGTCCTGGCCACTTGGATGCCCTGTTGATGAAACTACGGGAATCCGGCGTCGAGATGCAGGTGGGGCAGGACCGGATTCATCTCAATGCGGCTTCGCGGCTCAAAGGCATCGACATCCGGACGTTGCCCTATCCAGGGTTCCCTACTGATATGCAGGCGCAGATGGTGGCCTTGATGACGGCGGCCGAGGGCACGAGCGTGATTACGGAGACGGTCTTTGAGAGCCGCTTCATGCATGTCGAGGAGTTGCGGCGGATGGGCGCCGATATTAAGGTCGAGGGCAACCGGGCGGTGGTGACCGGGCCGACCAGGCTCACCGGGGCGCCGGTGATGGCCTCCGATCTTCGTGCGAGCGCCGGCTTATTCTTGGCTGGGCTTGCGGCGGAAGGCACCACGGAGATTCTCCGGGTCTACCATCTGGATCGTGGGTATGAGCGGATGGAAGAGAAACTGCGTGGATTGGGTGCGACGATCACCCGTCACAAAGAAGGGGCGGCTCCGGTCGAGACGCGCTGA
- the prmC gene encoding peptide chain release factor N(5)-glutamine methyltransferase, protein MMDAVAPLPQSVSQATLGEVIVEARRLLELAGIETAEQEALWMMAHVLHLSTHHVVTDRDRLLSSSELLAARSVITRRVSREPLQYILGTQEFCGLEFTVNPAVLIPRPETQLLVEYVTQRICADRSATIVDVCTGSGCIAVAIARMRPHARVIATDLSGPALNVARQNAIRLGVSERITWLEGDLLGPLVEQELEGQVDVIVSNPPYIPELDWATLQSEVRLFEPRGALVAGPQGTELHERLLQESGRYLSLGGAVIMEIGAGQARAMRRIVEQMPGYRFHRLVLDEAGLERVVIVERVGA, encoded by the coding sequence ATGATGGATGCGGTCGCTCCTCTCCCTCAGTCGGTCAGCCAGGCCACGCTTGGCGAGGTCATCGTCGAGGCGCGCCGGCTGCTGGAGCTGGCGGGCATCGAGACTGCGGAGCAGGAAGCTCTGTGGATGATGGCGCACGTGCTCCATCTTTCCACGCATCATGTTGTGACCGACCGAGACCGACTCCTCTCCTCTTCCGAGCTATTGGCCGCGAGAAGCGTAATCACGCGGCGGGTTAGCCGCGAGCCCCTGCAATATATTTTGGGGACCCAGGAGTTCTGCGGGCTGGAGTTTACTGTCAATCCAGCGGTGCTCATCCCGAGACCCGAGACTCAGTTGCTGGTTGAATATGTTACGCAACGGATTTGTGCCGATCGGTCGGCCACCATCGTCGATGTCTGCACGGGATCCGGGTGCATCGCCGTGGCGATTGCACGGATGAGACCTCATGCGAGGGTCATCGCGACCGATCTCTCCGGCCCTGCGCTCAATGTGGCCAGGCAGAATGCTATTCGGCTTGGAGTCAGCGAGCGGATCACCTGGTTGGAAGGCGACTTGCTGGGACCATTGGTGGAGCAAGAGCTGGAAGGGCAGGTTGACGTTATTGTCTCGAACCCTCCCTATATTCCTGAGCTAGATTGGGCAACGCTTCAGTCGGAGGTGCGGTTGTTCGAGCCACGAGGTGCACTGGTGGCAGGGCCTCAGGGGACGGAATTGCACGAACGGTTATTACAAGAATCCGGTCGATACCTGTCTCTTGGCGGTGCCGTAATCATGGAAATTGGGGCCGGCCAGGCTCGTGCGATGCGCCGGATTGTCGAGCAGATGCCAGGCTACAGATTTCACCGGCTGGTCCTGGATGAAGCGGGGCTTGAGCGGGTGGTGATTGTGGAGCGAGTGGGAGCCTAG